A single window of Priestia filamentosa DNA harbors:
- a CDS encoding Imm6 family immunity protein, with the protein MLEHFLSLSPRSQVACLVLLSEKVVDRLRGTEGYPEAKRALRRCADWSKVQREKGDNLYSLLEDGSDESGLFNYTGYIDMEEETEQVWDCVVSTVAYTAYWAYAYEGQKYVPQTLESIDEELIEHFLAGFYALDPSYQQIVAETIAEVESFLI; encoded by the coding sequence ATGCTAGAGCATTTTTTATCGCTAAGTCCAAGGAGTCAAGTTGCTTGTTTAGTTCTATTAAGTGAGAAGGTTGTAGATCGGTTAAGGGGGACAGAAGGGTATCCAGAAGCAAAAAGAGCGCTGAGACGCTGTGCGGACTGGTCGAAAGTTCAAAGAGAAAAAGGAGATAATCTGTACTCATTGCTCGAGGATGGAAGCGATGAGTCAGGTTTATTTAATTATACAGGGTATATAGATATGGAAGAGGAGACTGAACAGGTTTGGGACTGTGTTGTAAGTACAGTAGCATATACTGCTTATTGGGCTTATGCCTATGAGGGACAGAAGTATGTTCCTCAAACGCTTGAAAGCATTGATGAAGAGCTTATCGAACATTTTTTGGCGGGATTTTATGCGCTTGATCCGAGTTATCAGCAAATAGTGGCTGAAACTATTGCCGAGGTAGAAAGCTTTCTTATATAA
- a CDS encoding DUF3311 domain-containing protein, with protein sequence MRKIYLLSLVPFIAILGFLPFVNRIEPFVLGLPFNMFWMALWTALTSVILGIMYKLDPRNREGEEK encoded by the coding sequence ATGAGAAAGATCTATTTACTTTCGCTTGTACCCTTTATTGCTATATTAGGGTTTCTTCCCTTTGTAAACAGAATAGAGCCTTTTGTATTAGGGTTACCCTTTAATATGTTTTGGATGGCCTTATGGACAGCGTTAACATCAGTCATTCTAGGCATTATGTACAAATTAGACCCGCGGAATCGGGAAGGGGAAGAAAAATGA